Proteins from a genomic interval of Leifsonia shinshuensis:
- the pknB gene encoding Stk1 family PASTA domain-containing Ser/Thr kinase — translation MTTSQTDPMIGRLIDGRYQVRSRIARGGMATVYLATDLRLERRVAIKVMHGHLADDNTFKSRFVQEARSAARLAHPNVVNVFDQGQDSDMAYLVMEYLPGITLRDLLKDYGKLTPEQTIDIMEAVLSGLAAAHKAGIVHRDLKPENVLLADDGRIKIGDFGLARAASANTATGQALLGTIAYLSPELVTRGVADARSDIYALGIMMYEMLTGTQPFHGEQPMQIAYQHANDPVPAPSSVNPAVPPELDELVLWATEKDPDRRPSDAREMLDRLLEAEKSIRGDAVVQPTMVLPPAFDIADGDTQIINPAIRQQVASSTPTATDTLTEAARRRRGKGWWLFALVLVLAAVAGGTGWYFGSGPGSFVTVPNVVSQAPATAAAELTNLGFKTAQAQEYSVTIPAGQVSSTDPKAGASANRGSTVTIRVSKGPQPVTIPALAGQNVDAAKAAITATGAKVGDVAQQFDAKVPANTVISAARASDGSDISGGGGYFQAAAVNLVVSVGPIPDVSGKTVSAATAALEKVGLHTTAGPQSYSDTIDKDDVISAQPQSQPVRPGDTVALETSRGPQPVPVPDVVGQTWDKAKAALQAAGFQLKYSSAADLLPGAFVVSKVSPDAGTQAPKGSTVTVNFAGF, via the coding sequence GTGACCACGAGCCAGACAGACCCGATGATCGGACGTCTCATCGACGGCCGCTATCAGGTGCGCTCGCGGATCGCCCGGGGCGGCATGGCCACGGTGTACCTGGCCACCGATCTGCGCCTGGAACGGCGCGTCGCGATCAAGGTCATGCACGGCCACCTCGCCGACGACAACACGTTCAAGAGCCGCTTCGTGCAGGAGGCCCGCTCGGCCGCCCGGCTCGCCCATCCGAACGTGGTCAACGTGTTCGACCAGGGCCAGGACTCGGACATGGCCTACCTGGTCATGGAGTACCTGCCCGGCATCACGCTGCGCGACCTGCTCAAGGACTACGGCAAGCTCACGCCCGAGCAGACCATCGACATCATGGAGGCCGTGCTCAGCGGGCTCGCGGCCGCGCACAAGGCCGGCATCGTGCACCGCGACCTCAAGCCGGAGAACGTGCTCCTGGCCGACGACGGCCGGATCAAGATCGGCGACTTCGGCCTGGCGCGCGCGGCCAGCGCGAACACGGCGACCGGCCAGGCGCTGCTCGGCACGATCGCCTACCTCTCCCCCGAGCTCGTCACCCGCGGCGTCGCCGACGCGCGCAGCGACATCTACGCGCTCGGCATCATGATGTACGAGATGCTCACCGGCACGCAGCCGTTCCACGGCGAGCAGCCGATGCAGATCGCCTACCAGCACGCCAACGACCCTGTGCCCGCGCCGTCCAGCGTCAACCCGGCCGTGCCGCCGGAGCTCGACGAGCTGGTGCTGTGGGCGACCGAGAAGGACCCGGACCGCCGGCCCTCCGACGCGCGCGAGATGCTCGACCGTCTCCTGGAGGCGGAGAAGTCCATCCGCGGCGACGCCGTGGTGCAGCCCACGATGGTGCTGCCTCCCGCGTTCGACATCGCCGACGGCGACACCCAGATCATCAACCCCGCCATCCGGCAGCAGGTCGCCTCCAGCACGCCCACGGCGACGGACACCCTGACCGAGGCCGCCCGCCGCCGGCGCGGCAAGGGCTGGTGGCTGTTCGCCCTCGTCCTGGTGCTCGCCGCCGTGGCGGGCGGGACGGGCTGGTACTTCGGCTCGGGTCCCGGCTCGTTCGTGACGGTGCCGAACGTCGTCTCGCAGGCGCCGGCCACGGCCGCGGCCGAGCTGACGAACCTCGGCTTCAAGACGGCGCAGGCGCAGGAGTACAGCGTGACGATCCCCGCTGGGCAGGTGTCCAGCACCGACCCGAAGGCGGGCGCCTCGGCGAACCGCGGCAGCACGGTGACGATCCGCGTGTCCAAGGGCCCGCAGCCGGTCACGATCCCCGCCCTCGCCGGGCAGAACGTCGACGCGGCGAAGGCCGCGATCACGGCGACGGGAGCGAAGGTCGGCGACGTCGCGCAGCAGTTCGACGCCAAGGTCCCGGCGAACACGGTCATCTCGGCGGCGCGCGCCTCCGACGGCTCCGACATCTCCGGAGGCGGCGGCTACTTCCAGGCGGCCGCCGTGAACCTCGTCGTCTCCGTCGGCCCGATCCCGGACGTCTCCGGCAAGACGGTCTCGGCGGCGACGGCGGCGCTGGAGAAGGTCGGCCTGCACACCACCGCCGGTCCGCAGAGCTACAGCGACACCATCGACAAGGACGACGTCATCTCGGCGCAGCCGCAGAGCCAGCCCGTTCGCCCCGGCGACACGGTGGCCCTGGAGACCTCCCGCGGGCCTCAGCCGGTGCCGGTGCCCGACGTGGTGGGCCAGACCTGGGACAAGGCGAAGGCCGCACTCCAAGCCGCGGGGTTCCAGCTCAAGTACAGCTCGGCGGCGGACCTCCTCCCCGGCGCGTTCGTGGTCTCGAAGGTCTCGCCGGACGCCGGCACGCAGGCGCCCAAGGGCTCGACGGTCACCGTCAACTTCGCCGGCTTCTGA
- a CDS encoding polyprenyl synthetase family protein, with protein MSESIRFVDLIQSRIDGFFDARASILVSIADELAPIAAFSRDFLSGGKRFRALFCFWGWQAVRTAGDEPGADAAVTAGGPLDAVVSVASALELFHAAALVHDDLIDNSDTRRGAPSAHRRFERLHDQEGWQGSGATFGTGAATLLGDYLLILSDELFDEGLTQTVSASARRSARAEFNRMRLDVTAGQYLDIFEEIGWAGRPDADQLARAERVIVYKSAKYSIESPLLIGASLAGATVGQLDALRRFGLPLGIAYQLRDDLLGVFGDAEVTGKPSGDDLREGKRTVLIALTRQAVPAGARATLDELLGDPDLTPQQIQTLQMTIRDSGAVEKVERMIADNVAIAIEALDEAPIGPAARAQLRELAVTVTRRAS; from the coding sequence GTGTCCGAAAGCATCCGATTCGTCGACCTCATCCAGTCCAGAATCGATGGATTCTTCGATGCGCGTGCATCCATTCTCGTCTCCATCGCCGACGAACTCGCCCCGATCGCGGCTTTTTCGAGGGATTTTCTCAGCGGCGGCAAGCGCTTCAGGGCGCTGTTCTGCTTCTGGGGGTGGCAGGCCGTCCGGACGGCCGGTGACGAGCCGGGTGCGGACGCCGCGGTGACCGCGGGCGGCCCGCTCGACGCGGTCGTCTCCGTCGCCTCCGCGCTGGAGCTCTTCCACGCCGCGGCGCTCGTGCACGACGACCTCATCGACAATTCCGACACCCGCCGGGGAGCGCCCTCCGCGCACCGCCGCTTCGAGCGTTTGCACGACCAGGAGGGCTGGCAGGGCTCGGGGGCGACGTTCGGCACGGGAGCCGCAACGCTGCTCGGCGACTACCTGCTCATCCTCAGCGACGAGCTCTTCGACGAGGGCCTCACCCAGACGGTGAGCGCGTCGGCCCGGCGCTCGGCGCGGGCCGAGTTCAACCGGATGCGGCTCGACGTCACGGCCGGCCAGTACCTCGACATCTTCGAGGAGATCGGCTGGGCGGGGCGGCCGGACGCCGACCAGCTCGCCCGCGCCGAGCGCGTCATCGTCTACAAGTCGGCCAAGTACTCGATCGAGTCGCCGCTGCTCATCGGCGCGAGCCTCGCCGGGGCCACCGTCGGCCAGCTCGACGCGCTCCGCCGCTTCGGCCTCCCCCTCGGCATCGCGTACCAGCTGCGGGACGACCTGCTCGGCGTCTTCGGAGACGCGGAGGTCACCGGCAAGCCGAGCGGCGACGACCTGCGCGAAGGCAAGCGGACGGTCCTCATCGCGCTCACCCGGCAGGCGGTGCCCGCCGGGGCGCGCGCGACGCTCGACGAGCTGCTCGGCGACCCGGACCTGACGCCGCAGCAGATCCAGACCCTGCAGATGACGATCCGCGACTCGGGCGCCGTCGAGAAGGTGGAGCGGATGATCGCCGACAACGTCGCGATCGCCATCGAGGCGCTCGACGAGGCCCCGATCGGCCCGGCGGCGCGCGCACAGCTGCGCGAGCTCGCCGTGACGGTCACCCGCCGGGCCTCCTAG
- the rsmH gene encoding 16S rRNA (cytosine(1402)-N(4))-methyltransferase RsmH, with protein sequence MTDDIHTPVLLERCIELLGPALQEPGAVFVDATLGMGGHSAGVLERFPGVTLVGLDRDPEALAIAGARLARFGDRVHLVHTVYDGIRDALDGLGIDTIDGVLFDLGVSSLQLDRVERGFSYSKDAPLDMRMDGTSDLTAEVVLASYSEADLRRIFRDYGEEKLAARYARRIVEERQNAPIVRSGQLVDILQKATPAAISRQGHPAKRVFQALRIEVNQELAVLERAIPAAIDALAVGGRIVVESYQSLEDRIVKRELQTRSRSSAPAGLPVELPEHRPELKLLIRGAELADDEEKAANPRATPVRLRAAERVRRDS encoded by the coding sequence ATGACGGACGACATCCACACCCCCGTCCTCCTCGAGCGCTGCATCGAGCTGCTCGGCCCTGCCCTGCAGGAGCCGGGCGCCGTCTTCGTGGACGCGACCCTCGGCATGGGCGGCCACTCGGCCGGCGTGCTGGAGCGCTTCCCCGGGGTCACCCTGGTCGGCCTCGACCGCGACCCGGAGGCGCTGGCCATCGCCGGCGCCCGGCTGGCGCGCTTCGGCGACCGCGTCCACCTGGTGCACACGGTCTACGACGGCATCCGCGACGCCCTCGACGGCCTCGGCATCGACACGATCGACGGCGTGCTGTTCGACCTCGGGGTCTCCTCGCTGCAGCTCGACCGCGTCGAGCGCGGCTTCTCGTACTCCAAGGACGCGCCGCTCGACATGCGGATGGACGGCACCAGCGACCTCACGGCCGAGGTCGTCCTGGCCTCCTACTCCGAGGCCGACCTGCGCCGGATCTTCCGCGACTACGGCGAGGAGAAGCTCGCCGCCCGCTACGCGCGCCGCATCGTGGAGGAGCGGCAGAACGCGCCGATCGTCCGTTCCGGCCAGCTGGTCGACATCCTGCAGAAGGCCACGCCGGCCGCGATCTCGCGGCAGGGCCATCCTGCCAAGCGCGTCTTCCAGGCGCTGCGCATCGAGGTGAACCAGGAGCTGGCGGTGCTGGAGCGCGCCATCCCGGCCGCGATCGACGCGCTGGCGGTCGGCGGCCGGATCGTCGTGGAGTCTTACCAGTCGCTGGAGGACCGCATCGTCAAGCGCGAGCTGCAGACGCGGTCGCGCTCCAGCGCACCCGCGGGGCTTCCCGTCGAGCTCCCGGAGCACCGGCCGGAGCTGAAGCTCCTGATCCGGGGCGCCGAGCTCGCCGACGACGAGGAGAAGGCGGCCAACCCGAGGGCGACCCCGGTCCGCCTGCGCGCGGCCGAACGAGTGAGGAGGGACTCGTGA
- a CDS encoding class II 3-deoxy-7-phosphoheptulonate synthase, producing the protein MIEGLDYWRTLPIKQQPQWPDPEAAAAASAEIATLPPLVFAGEVDQLRSRLARAAQGKAFLLQGGDCAETFAGATADQIRNRVKTVLQMAVVLTYGASVPVIKMGRMAGQFAKPRSSDTETRGGVTLPAYRGDIVNGYDFTPESRAADPRRLIQGYHTAASTLNLIRAFTQGGFADLREVHSWNKGFAANPANQRYEGLAREIDRAIKFMEAAGADFDELTRVEFYSSHEALLMDYERPMTRIDSRTGTPYNTSAHFVWIGERTRDLDGAHVDFLSRVRNPIGVKLGPTTTADDMRRLIDALDPEREPGRLTFITRMGAGKIRDALPPLLEAVKNSDANPLWVTDPMHGNGLTTPNGYKTRRFDDVVDEVKGFFEAHRAAGTHPGGIHVELTGDDVTECLGGSEHIDEETLATRYESLCDPRLNHMQSLELAFLVAEELSQG; encoded by the coding sequence GTGATCGAGGGTCTCGACTATTGGCGCACGCTCCCGATCAAGCAGCAGCCGCAGTGGCCGGACCCGGAGGCCGCCGCAGCGGCGTCCGCCGAGATCGCGACCCTGCCCCCGCTGGTGTTCGCCGGCGAGGTGGACCAGCTCCGCTCGCGACTCGCTCGCGCTGCGCAGGGCAAGGCGTTCCTGCTGCAGGGCGGCGACTGCGCCGAGACCTTCGCCGGGGCGACCGCGGACCAGATCCGCAACCGCGTCAAGACCGTGCTGCAGATGGCCGTCGTGCTGACCTACGGCGCCTCCGTCCCCGTCATCAAGATGGGCCGGATGGCCGGGCAGTTCGCCAAGCCGCGCTCCAGCGACACCGAGACCCGCGGCGGCGTCACGCTGCCGGCCTACCGCGGCGACATCGTCAACGGCTACGACTTCACGCCGGAGTCGCGCGCCGCCGATCCGCGCCGGCTGATCCAGGGCTACCACACGGCCGCCTCCACGCTGAACCTCATCCGCGCCTTCACGCAGGGTGGCTTCGCCGACCTGCGCGAGGTGCACAGCTGGAACAAGGGCTTCGCCGCGAACCCGGCCAATCAGCGCTACGAGGGCCTGGCGCGCGAGATCGACCGCGCGATCAAGTTCATGGAGGCCGCGGGCGCGGACTTCGACGAGCTGACGCGCGTCGAGTTCTACAGCAGCCACGAGGCGCTCCTGATGGACTACGAGCGTCCGATGACCCGCATCGACTCGCGCACCGGCACGCCGTACAACACGTCCGCGCACTTCGTCTGGATCGGCGAGCGCACCCGCGACCTCGACGGCGCGCACGTCGACTTCCTGTCGCGCGTCCGCAACCCGATCGGCGTCAAGCTCGGCCCGACCACGACGGCCGACGACATGCGCCGCCTGATCGACGCCCTCGACCCCGAGCGGGAGCCCGGCCGGCTGACCTTCATCACGCGCATGGGCGCGGGCAAGATCCGCGACGCCCTGCCGCCGCTCCTGGAGGCCGTGAAGAACTCCGACGCCAACCCGCTGTGGGTCACCGACCCGATGCACGGCAACGGGCTCACCACGCCGAACGGCTACAAGACGCGCCGCTTCGACGACGTCGTGGACGAGGTCAAGGGCTTCTTCGAGGCGCACCGCGCCGCGGGGACGCACCCGGGCGGCATCCACGTCGAGCTCACCGGCGACGACGTCACCGAGTGCCTGGGCGGGTCCGAGCACATCGACGAGGAGACCCTGGCCACCCGCTACGAGTCGCTGTGCGACCCGCGCCTGAACCACATGCAGTCGCTGGAGCTGGCCTTCCTGGTCGCCGAGGAGCTCAGCCAGGGCTGA
- a CDS encoding penicillin-binding transpeptidase domain-containing protein, whose product MINRKMLRRRTALTVVAVAAFVAILGGKLVDIQVVRADALQKASVNAKEDSNTLYGNRGDIVDASGKILATTIYTYTAQASPSDAIAGGRDKMVEAAAKIGAITGQGGDAVVKLFDDALKANAKSKYVLIKSGMDVTAFNKLDKLPYPWLTFSKTQARSYPDGAVAGNLIGYVSQAGNGGLEESENGCLAGVNGLETYQRGADGVAIPGSTVVQKKAKDGGTLQLTVDSDLQWFAEQTLAQQVAATGSKFGFVTVAEAKTGKIKAIAQWPALDPNNIDATDPSFWRLQSLTDPREPGSTFKALTASMLIDQGKATPTSQVLAPYEWKSGNGADLHDSGYHAPERLTLTGVLMNSSNTGMSQLGRALTDQTRYDYLKKFGIGASTGLPYPNEDSGELHPVKDWDDQTKYATMFGQGVSATQLQMVSAYQALANGGTRIPLTMVAGCKQADGTITDVPKPTPIPVVSAAAASTTLGMLESVTTKGELSKQLNIPGYNVAAKTGTAQQPDGKGGYLPSYYVSVMGVAPVDDPQYVVSVNLGFPTTITSSAAAAPLFHTIMSQVLKTYRVKPSTTAPADFPPYY is encoded by the coding sequence GTGATCAACAGGAAGATGCTTCGGCGGCGGACGGCCCTGACCGTCGTCGCCGTCGCGGCGTTCGTCGCCATCCTCGGCGGCAAGCTGGTCGACATCCAGGTGGTCCGCGCCGACGCGCTGCAGAAGGCGTCGGTGAACGCCAAGGAGGACTCGAACACCCTCTACGGCAACCGCGGCGACATCGTCGACGCGAGCGGCAAGATCCTGGCGACGACGATCTACACCTACACCGCGCAGGCTTCGCCCTCCGACGCGATCGCCGGCGGCCGCGACAAGATGGTGGAGGCCGCCGCGAAGATCGGCGCGATCACCGGCCAGGGCGGCGACGCCGTGGTGAAGCTCTTCGACGACGCCCTGAAGGCGAACGCCAAGTCGAAGTACGTGCTCATCAAGTCGGGCATGGACGTCACCGCCTTCAACAAGCTCGACAAGCTGCCGTACCCCTGGCTGACCTTCAGCAAGACCCAGGCGCGCAGCTACCCCGACGGAGCCGTCGCGGGCAACCTGATCGGCTACGTCTCGCAGGCCGGCAACGGCGGCCTGGAGGAGAGCGAGAACGGCTGCCTGGCCGGCGTGAACGGCCTGGAGACCTACCAGCGCGGCGCCGACGGGGTGGCCATCCCCGGCAGCACGGTCGTCCAGAAGAAGGCCAAGGACGGCGGGACCCTCCAGCTGACGGTCGACAGCGACCTGCAGTGGTTCGCCGAGCAGACGCTGGCCCAGCAGGTCGCGGCGACCGGGTCGAAGTTCGGCTTCGTCACGGTCGCGGAGGCGAAGACCGGCAAGATCAAGGCGATCGCCCAGTGGCCCGCGCTCGATCCGAACAACATCGACGCGACCGACCCGTCGTTCTGGCGCCTCCAGTCGCTGACGGACCCGCGCGAGCCGGGCTCGACGTTCAAGGCGCTCACCGCGTCGATGCTCATCGACCAGGGCAAGGCGACGCCCACCAGCCAGGTCCTTGCGCCCTACGAGTGGAAGTCCGGCAACGGCGCCGACCTGCACGACTCGGGCTACCACGCGCCGGAGCGGCTCACCCTCACCGGCGTGCTGATGAACTCGTCGAACACCGGCATGTCGCAGCTGGGCCGCGCCCTCACCGACCAGACCCGCTACGACTACCTCAAGAAGTTCGGGATCGGCGCCTCGACCGGGCTGCCCTACCCCAACGAGGACTCCGGCGAGCTGCACCCGGTGAAGGACTGGGACGACCAGACCAAGTACGCGACGATGTTCGGCCAGGGCGTGTCGGCCACCCAGCTGCAGATGGTGAGCGCGTACCAGGCGCTCGCCAACGGCGGCACCCGCATCCCGCTCACGATGGTCGCCGGCTGCAAGCAGGCGGACGGCACGATCACCGACGTCCCGAAGCCCACGCCGATCCCGGTCGTCTCGGCCGCCGCGGCCAGCACGACGCTCGGGATGCTGGAGTCGGTGACGACCAAGGGCGAGCTCTCCAAGCAGCTGAACATCCCCGGCTACAACGTCGCCGCGAAGACCGGAACGGCCCAGCAGCCGGACGGCAAGGGCGGCTACCTGCCGTCGTACTACGTGTCGGTGATGGGGGTCGCCCCGGTGGACGATCCGCAGTACGTCGTTTCGGTCAACCTCGGGTTCCCGACTACCATTACTTCGTCGGCTGCCGCCGCTCCGCTGTTCCACACGATCATGAGCCAGGTGCTGAAGACCTACCGGGTCAAGCCCTCCACGACGGCCCCCGCCGACTTCCCGCCCTACTACTGA
- a CDS encoding LysM peptidoglycan-binding domain-containing protein: protein MSLSESTNRRMLGTVPIAIAGSIAVTLNLLTPAQAATGAVREQAPEKSDATGPRNTISGAAGTTGSAASPGQIEIAAAPASYRVQTGDTVSGIAARFGLSTAAVLALNGLSWKSLIFPGQVLALSGAPKPAAAPAPVAQAPAPVPAATGYTVVTGDTVSGIAARFGVRTSAVLSANGLSGASIIYPGQKLAIPGMATASLDTPRPATAAVVTAPSPAPAPVIQPGQVVPLSDEMRANAQLIIRIGRQEGVPAQGIVVALAAAAQESGLRNVRYGDRDSLGLFQQRPSTGWGSPDQVLDPTRATLAFYGGPANPNRGRTRGLLDIPGWTSLSVTQAAQAVQISAFPDAYAKWETSARAWLAQLG, encoded by the coding sequence ATGTCGCTGAGCGAGAGCACGAACCGGCGCATGCTGGGCACGGTGCCGATCGCGATCGCCGGATCGATCGCCGTGACGCTCAACCTCCTCACCCCCGCGCAGGCCGCCACCGGCGCCGTGCGGGAGCAGGCGCCGGAGAAGAGCGACGCGACCGGACCGCGGAACACGATCAGCGGCGCCGCGGGCACGACAGGCTCCGCGGCCTCCCCCGGCCAGATCGAGATCGCCGCCGCGCCCGCGAGCTACCGCGTGCAGACCGGCGACACCGTCTCGGGGATCGCCGCGCGCTTCGGGCTGTCGACCGCCGCCGTGCTGGCGCTCAACGGGCTCAGCTGGAAGAGCCTGATCTTCCCGGGCCAGGTCCTGGCGCTCAGCGGGGCGCCGAAGCCCGCGGCTGCGCCCGCGCCCGTCGCGCAGGCGCCGGCCCCCGTGCCGGCCGCGACGGGCTACACCGTCGTGACCGGCGACACCGTCAGCGGCATCGCCGCCCGGTTCGGCGTGCGCACCTCGGCGGTGCTGAGCGCCAACGGCCTCAGCGGCGCCAGCATCATCTACCCGGGCCAGAAGCTCGCCATCCCCGGCATGGCGACCGCATCGCTGGACACGCCCCGCCCGGCCACCGCCGCGGTCGTCACCGCGCCGTCGCCCGCGCCGGCGCCGGTCATCCAGCCGGGCCAGGTCGTCCCGCTCAGCGACGAGATGCGGGCGAACGCCCAGCTCATCATCCGGATCGGCCGCCAGGAGGGCGTCCCCGCCCAGGGCATCGTCGTGGCCCTCGCCGCCGCCGCGCAGGAGTCCGGGCTGCGGAACGTCCGCTACGGCGACCGCGACTCCCTCGGCCTGTTCCAGCAGCGGCCGAGCACGGGCTGGGGCAGCCCCGACCAGGTGCTCGACCCGACCAGGGCGACCCTCGCCTTCTACGGCGGCCCGGCGAACCCCAACCGCGGCCGCACCCGCGGGCTCCTCGACATCCCCGGCTGGACCTCCCTGAGCGTGACCCAGGCCGCTCAGGCGGTGCAGATCTCGGCCTTCCCCGACGCGTACGCCAAGTGGGAGACCTCCGCCCGCGCGTGGCTGGCGCAACTCGGGTGA
- a CDS encoding DUF3040 domain-containing protein, with product MPLSEHEQRLLEEMERSLYQNDADFVAKVGGKRARPAYRSIVLGILVAVIGVAVLVTGVFVQLPIVGILGFVVMFGGVLLAIAPGKRVAIDPDAAAAGSSGKPTRGQPGFMDRMNDRWDKRQDGQQ from the coding sequence ATGCCGCTTTCAGAACATGAGCAGCGCCTCCTCGAAGAGATGGAACGCAGTCTCTACCAGAACGACGCGGACTTCGTTGCGAAGGTCGGAGGCAAGCGGGCCCGCCCCGCCTACCGGTCGATCGTCCTCGGAATCCTCGTCGCCGTCATCGGCGTTGCGGTCCTCGTGACCGGCGTCTTCGTCCAGCTCCCCATCGTCGGGATCCTCGGATTCGTGGTGATGTTCGGCGGCGTGCTCCTGGCCATCGCGCCGGGCAAGCGCGTGGCGATCGATCCCGACGCAGCGGCGGCCGGCTCGTCCGGCAAGCCGACCCGCGGCCAGCCCGGCTTCATGGACCGCATGAACGACCGCTGGGACAAGCGCCAGGACGGGCAGCAGTAG
- the mraZ gene encoding division/cell wall cluster transcriptional repressor MraZ: MFLGTYAPKLDEKGRIILPAKFRDELASGLVLTRGQEHCVYVFSQREFESLHEKIRQAPVTSKQARDYLRVFLSGASAEVPDKQNRVTIPTPLRSYAGLDRDLVVIGAGSRAEIWDAEAWETYLAEQEAAFANTEEEVIPGLF; this comes from the coding sequence ATGTTCCTCGGCACCTATGCCCCCAAGCTGGACGAGAAGGGGCGCATCATCCTGCCGGCCAAATTCCGGGATGAGCTCGCGTCCGGACTCGTCCTGACCCGCGGTCAGGAGCACTGCGTCTACGTCTTCTCGCAGCGCGAGTTCGAATCGCTGCACGAGAAGATCCGGCAGGCGCCGGTGACCAGCAAGCAGGCCCGCGACTACCTGCGCGTGTTCCTCTCGGGGGCGAGCGCGGAGGTGCCGGACAAGCAGAACCGGGTCACCATCCCGACCCCGCTGCGGTCGTACGCGGGGCTCGACAGGGACCTGGTGGTGATCGGCGCGGGCAGCCGTGCCGAGATCTGGGACGCCGAGGCATGGGAGACCTACCTCGCCGAGCAGGAGGCAGCATTCGCGAACACGGAGGAGGAGGTGATCCCGGGACTGTTCTAG
- a CDS encoding Rv2175c family DNA-binding protein: MNEQVLATEWLTIPDLVEQLGLGVSRVRRLIEDRHLAAKRIDGVLKVPAVFLRDGEPLGELHGTLVVLADNGFGDEEAVDWLLTEEDSLGAAPIEALRAGRKAEVRRVAQALA; this comes from the coding sequence GTGAACGAGCAGGTCCTGGCCACCGAGTGGCTCACCATCCCCGACCTCGTGGAGCAGCTCGGGCTCGGCGTCAGCCGTGTCCGCAGACTCATCGAGGATCGTCATCTCGCGGCGAAGCGCATCGACGGCGTCCTCAAGGTCCCCGCCGTGTTCCTGCGCGACGGGGAGCCGCTGGGCGAGCTGCACGGCACTCTCGTCGTGCTCGCCGACAACGGCTTCGGCGACGAGGAGGCCGTCGACTGGCTGCTCACCGAGGAGGACAGCCTCGGCGCCGCACCCATCGAGGCGCTGCGCGCCGGACGCAAGGCGGAGGTCCGGCGGGTCGCCCAGGCCCTGGCCTGA